Proteins encoded together in one Rhizobium bangladeshense window:
- a CDS encoding exodeoxyribonuclease III — MGFSITTWNINSVRLRMPIVEQLVLKHRPDILCLQETKVPNELFPAAPLRAMGYDHIIIHGQKGYHGVAIASRIPLTEDHRQDYCGVGDARHISAVFERGNRRIRLHNFYVPAGGDEPDRTINPKFGHKLDFIEEMKQLKANGEANTSAILVGDLNIAPLEQDVWSHKQLLKIVSHTPVETDGLLEVMQRGGWLDLMRHHVPASEKLYTWWSYRAKDWEAADRGRRLDHIWSSSDLGPHLQRIEVLKEARGWDRPSDHVPVTAHFDF, encoded by the coding sequence ATGGGCTTTTCGATTACCACCTGGAACATCAACTCGGTGCGGCTGCGTATGCCGATCGTCGAACAGCTCGTTCTCAAGCACAGGCCTGACATCCTGTGCCTGCAGGAAACCAAGGTGCCGAATGAGCTCTTTCCCGCGGCACCCCTGCGGGCGATGGGCTACGACCACATCATCATCCACGGCCAAAAGGGCTATCACGGGGTGGCGATCGCCTCGCGCATTCCACTGACGGAGGATCACCGGCAGGATTATTGCGGCGTGGGCGATGCCCGCCACATATCGGCAGTGTTCGAGCGGGGCAATCGCCGCATCCGGCTGCATAATTTCTACGTCCCAGCCGGCGGCGATGAGCCCGATCGTACCATCAATCCGAAATTCGGCCACAAACTCGATTTCATCGAGGAGATGAAGCAGCTGAAGGCGAATGGCGAGGCCAATACGTCCGCCATCCTGGTTGGTGACCTCAACATCGCGCCGCTGGAGCAAGACGTCTGGTCGCACAAGCAACTGCTGAAGATCGTCAGCCATACGCCCGTCGAAACCGACGGGCTGCTCGAGGTGATGCAACGCGGCGGCTGGCTCGATCTCATGCGTCATCACGTGCCGGCTAGCGAAAAGCTCTATACCTGGTGGAGCTACCGCGCTAAGGACTGGGAGGCGGCCGATCGCGGCCGGCGCCTCGACCACATCTGGTCCTCATCCGATCTCGGGCCGCATCTCCAGCGGATCGAGGTCCTGAAGGAGGCACGCGGTTGGGACCGGCCGTCGGACCATGTGCCGGTAACGGCGCATTTCGACTTCTGA
- a CDS encoding L,D-transpeptidase family protein yields the protein MRPSTIVVRPAPGRKSRAIVRFGAITVPAAIGRSGRTILKREGDGATPIAAMRLIFGFRRGERNGQLITSLPIRRIRADMLWCDQPGDANYNRLVRAPFAASHEEMRRGDGVYDICLVMDWNISSRARNRGSAIFFHLIRPGYEPTAGCVAVSLSDMRRLLPHLRKGTIVRVL from the coding sequence ATGCGGCCATCGACGATCGTGGTGCGCCCCGCTCCAGGGCGGAAGAGCCGCGCGATCGTCCGGTTCGGCGCAATCACCGTCCCGGCCGCGATCGGCCGTTCGGGGCGTACCATCCTCAAACGCGAGGGCGATGGCGCCACGCCGATCGCGGCGATGCGGTTGATATTCGGTTTCCGGCGCGGTGAACGGAACGGTCAACTCATCACCTCGCTTCCCATCCGGCGTATCCGCGCGGACATGCTCTGGTGCGACCAGCCCGGCGATGCCAACTACAACCGCCTCGTCCGGGCGCCCTTCGCCGCAAGCCATGAGGAAATGCGGCGCGGAGACGGCGTCTACGATATCTGCCTGGTTATGGACTGGAACATTTCCTCGCGGGCGCGCAATCGAGGTTCGGCGATCTTCTTCCATCTTATCAGACCCGGCTACGAGCCGACGGCCGGCTGCGTGGCCGTAAGCCTCAGCGATATGCGCCGCCTTCTGCCTCACCTTCGAAAGGGCACGATTGTCCGGGTCCTCTGA
- a CDS encoding basic amino acid ABC transporter substrate-binding protein, with translation MLFRRTVLAGLAALSLLPFAASAAELPDLGGKSVVVVTENAYPPLQFVDPKSGKAIGWEYDAMNEIAKRLNFKVEYQNTSWDAMIQAVSDGQYNIGMTGITIKDDRKQKVDFSDPYMRSQQFMLVRGDEKRFTDAKSFGDFKDGLIGAQPGTSPFYTAVYEILDGNEQNPRIKLFETFGATVQALKTGDVDLVLTDSVAAKGYVDSSNGGLKVVGEPLGTEDFGFIFPKGSDLVAPVNAAIAALKADGTFDALNKKWFLDYKMGE, from the coding sequence ATGCTGTTTCGTCGTACCGTCCTTGCGGGCCTCGCCGCCCTTTCTCTTCTGCCGTTCGCCGCATCGGCCGCCGAACTGCCGGACCTCGGCGGCAAGAGCGTCGTCGTCGTCACCGAGAATGCCTATCCGCCGCTGCAGTTCGTCGATCCGAAATCAGGGAAGGCGATCGGCTGGGAATATGATGCGATGAATGAGATCGCCAAGCGGCTGAATTTCAAGGTCGAGTACCAGAACACCAGCTGGGACGCGATGATCCAGGCGGTTTCCGACGGCCAGTACAACATCGGCATGACCGGCATCACCATCAAGGACGACCGCAAGCAGAAGGTCGACTTCTCCGATCCCTATATGCGCTCTCAGCAATTCATGCTGGTGCGCGGCGATGAGAAACGCTTCACCGACGCCAAGTCCTTCGGTGATTTCAAGGATGGCCTGATCGGCGCCCAGCCGGGCACTTCGCCTTTCTACACCGCCGTCTATGAAATCCTCGACGGCAACGAGCAGAACCCGCGCATCAAACTTTTCGAAACCTTCGGCGCAACCGTGCAAGCCTTGAAGACAGGCGACGTCGATCTCGTCCTCACCGACAGCGTCGCTGCAAAGGGTTATGTCGATTCCTCGAACGGCGGACTGAAGGTGGTCGGCGAACCGCTCGGCACCGAGGATTTCGGTTTCATCTTCCCGAAAGGCTCCGATCTCGTCGCTCCCGTCAATGCCGCCATCGCCGCGCTGAAGGCTGACGGAACATTCGATGCGCTGAACAAGAAGTGGTTTCTCGACTACAAGATGGGCGAATAG
- the rplS gene encoding 50S ribosomal protein L19 yields MNIIQQLEAEQAAKIEAKRTLPEFSPGDTVRVNVKVTEGNRTRVQAYEGVCIARSGGGLQENFTVRKISYGEGVERVFPVYSPLIESVDVVRRGKVRRAKLYYLRDRRGKSARIVEDTGVRARKLNDAERAAVAEEKARIEAEKVAAAQALAAEKAAAEAAEAKAAAEAAAAAEAEKAAE; encoded by the coding sequence ATGAACATCATCCAGCAGCTCGAGGCCGAACAGGCCGCCAAGATCGAAGCCAAGCGCACGCTTCCCGAATTCTCCCCGGGCGACACCGTCCGCGTCAACGTCAAGGTCACGGAAGGCAACCGTACCCGCGTTCAGGCCTATGAAGGCGTCTGCATCGCCCGCTCCGGAGGCGGCCTGCAGGAAAACTTCACGGTCCGCAAGATCTCCTACGGTGAAGGCGTCGAGCGCGTATTCCCGGTCTACTCGCCGCTGATCGAAAGCGTCGACGTCGTTCGCCGCGGTAAGGTCCGCCGCGCCAAGCTCTATTACCTCCGCGACCGTCGCGGCAAGTCCGCCCGTATCGTTGAAGACACCGGCGTTCGCGCCCGCAAGCTCAACGACGCCGAGCGCGCTGCTGTCGCCGAGGAAAAGGCCCGTATCGAAGCTGAGAAGGTTGCAGCAGCCCAGGCGCTCGCCGCCGAGAAGGCAGCAGCCGAGGCTGCCGAAGCCAAGGCCGCTGCTGAAGCAGCCGCTGCAGCCGAGGCCGAGAAGGCAGCAGAATAA
- a CDS encoding response regulator transcription factor, whose amino-acid sequence MTARTILLVDDDEDLRQTLTEQLSLYEEFTVLQEANAGKGVATARSTPVDLLIMDVGLPDMDGREAVKLLRKGGFKAPIIMLTGHDTDSDTILGLEAGANDYVTKPFRFAVLLARIRVQLRQHEQSEDATFTVGPYLFKPSQKLLTTDNGQKIRLTEKEAAIIRYLYRAEQKVVTRDVLLEEVWGYNSGVTTHTLETHVYRLRQKIERDPSNAEILVTENGGYKIIP is encoded by the coding sequence ATGACCGCACGCACCATTCTTCTGGTGGATGACGACGAGGACCTTCGTCAGACCCTGACGGAGCAATTGTCGCTATATGAGGAGTTCACGGTTCTGCAGGAAGCGAACGCCGGCAAAGGTGTTGCGACCGCCCGTTCGACGCCGGTCGACCTCTTGATCATGGATGTCGGCCTGCCAGATATGGACGGCCGCGAGGCGGTGAAGCTCCTGCGCAAGGGCGGCTTCAAAGCGCCGATCATCATGCTGACCGGCCACGATACCGATTCGGACACGATCCTCGGCCTCGAAGCCGGCGCCAACGACTACGTCACCAAGCCCTTCCGTTTCGCCGTGCTGCTCGCGCGCATCCGCGTACAACTGCGCCAGCATGAGCAGAGCGAGGACGCGACCTTCACCGTCGGCCCCTATCTCTTCAAGCCGAGCCAGAAGCTGCTGACCACCGACAATGGCCAGAAGATCCGCCTGACGGAAAAGGAAGCAGCGATCATCCGCTATCTCTACCGCGCCGAACAGAAGGTCGTCACCCGTGACGTGCTTCTTGAAGAGGTCTGGGGCTATAATTCGGGTGTAACGACGCACACGCTGGAAACCCATGTCTACCGGCTGCGCCAGAAGATCGAGCGCGATCCCTCCAACGCCGAAATTCTGGTCACGGAAAACGGCGGCTACAAGATCATACCCTAG
- a CDS encoding amino acid ABC transporter permease, with protein sequence MAPQPSPRQEKDDRPWWLAVLILIGIVLAVVIITNDIYTQVFRTVVNGVGVTVFVTLVAFALATVLGLGIALLGLADSVVLRQIARFYIEIIRGIPILVLLFYVAFVGAPGFVAAYNAIITPLVKAGVAEPILVRDLSLMWRAIIALMIGYSSFIAEIFRAGFQSVDIGQIEAAKSLGLSRYRRFRLVVFPQAIGVIFPPLSNDFVSMVKDSSLVSVLGVADITQMGKVYASGSFRFFETYSIVTYIYLILTIGLSLALRRIEKKMKQMPRR encoded by the coding sequence ATGGCGCCACAACCATCCCCGCGACAGGAGAAGGACGACCGTCCCTGGTGGCTGGCCGTCCTTATCCTGATCGGCATCGTTCTCGCCGTCGTTATCATCACCAACGACATTTACACCCAGGTCTTCCGCACCGTGGTGAATGGCGTCGGCGTCACCGTATTTGTGACGCTCGTCGCTTTTGCGCTGGCTACGGTGCTTGGTCTCGGCATCGCGCTGCTAGGCCTGGCGGACAGCGTCGTGCTGCGCCAGATCGCCCGCTTCTACATCGAGATCATCCGCGGAATCCCAATCCTGGTGCTGCTCTTCTACGTCGCCTTCGTCGGAGCGCCGGGATTTGTCGCGGCCTATAACGCGATCATCACACCTTTGGTGAAGGCCGGCGTCGCCGAACCGATCCTGGTGCGCGACCTCTCGTTGATGTGGCGGGCCATCATCGCGCTGATGATCGGCTATTCCTCCTTCATTGCCGAGATCTTCCGCGCCGGCTTCCAGTCGGTCGATATCGGCCAGATCGAGGCAGCAAAGTCGCTCGGCTTATCGCGCTACCGCCGCTTCCGGCTCGTCGTCTTCCCGCAGGCGATCGGGGTCATCTTCCCGCCGCTCTCCAACGATTTCGTCTCGATGGTGAAGGACTCCTCCCTTGTCTCCGTGCTCGGCGTGGCCGATATCACTCAGATGGGTAAGGTCTATGCGTCCGGCTCCTTCCGCTTCTTCGAGACTTACTCGATTGTCACCTATATCTACCTGATCCTGACAATCGGCCTGTCGCTGGCGCTGCGGCGGATCGAGAAGAAGATGAAGCAGATGCCGCGGCGATAG
- a CDS encoding aldo/keto reductase — translation MTAQPIITFHDGHSIPQVGLGVWQTPQEIAAPTVRTAIAAGYRHIDTASGYDNEEGVGEGIRSSGLDRKDIFVTTKLRNTDQGYDNTLRAFDGSLKKLGSDYVDLYLIHWPSPHRGLYTETWKAFVRIREEGRARSIGVSNFYPEHLERIIGETGVVPVINQIELHPDFQQRAAQEAHKKLNIATESWSPLGQGKFISNPAIGEIARKHGKTPAQVIIRWHIDTGLVVIPKSVTPSRIEENFQVFDFKLDADDMAAIAKLDNAGARMGPDPMTAAF, via the coding sequence GTGACCGCTCAACCCATCATCACTTTCCATGACGGACATTCCATTCCCCAGGTTGGTCTCGGCGTCTGGCAAACGCCGCAGGAGATTGCCGCCCCGACGGTACGCACTGCCATCGCCGCCGGCTATCGGCATATCGATACGGCTTCGGGTTACGACAATGAAGAGGGCGTCGGCGAAGGCATCCGCTCGTCCGGCCTCGACCGCAAGGATATATTCGTCACCACCAAGCTCAGGAACACCGATCAGGGTTACGACAATACTTTGCGCGCCTTCGACGGCAGCCTCAAGAAGCTTGGTTCGGACTATGTCGATCTCTATCTCATTCACTGGCCGTCGCCGCATCGCGGCCTCTACACCGAGACCTGGAAGGCTTTCGTGCGCATCCGCGAAGAGGGCCGCGCCCGCTCGATCGGCGTGTCGAATTTCTATCCGGAACATCTCGAGCGCATCATCGGTGAGACCGGCGTCGTTCCGGTCATCAACCAGATCGAACTGCACCCCGACTTTCAGCAGAGGGCGGCGCAGGAGGCTCACAAGAAACTGAACATCGCCACCGAATCCTGGAGCCCGCTCGGCCAGGGCAAATTCATCTCGAACCCTGCCATCGGCGAGATCGCCAGGAAGCATGGCAAGACGCCGGCCCAGGTCATCATCCGCTGGCATATCGATACCGGCCTCGTCGTGATCCCGAAATCGGTCACGCCGTCGCGAATCGAGGAGAACTTCCAGGTGTTCGACTTCAAGCTCGATGCCGACGACATGGCGGCGATCGCCAAGCTTGACAATGCCGGCGCCCGCATGGGGCCGGATCCGATGACGGCGGCTTTCTGA
- the trmD gene encoding tRNA (guanosine(37)-N1)-methyltransferase TrmD, whose translation MAFRARVLTLYPEMFPGHLGFSLAGKAMERGQWSLDPVQIRDFATDRHRTVDDTPAGGGAGMVLKADVLARAIDSAGEDDLRPRLLMSPRGRPLTQQRVRELAAGDGVIIVCGRFEGVDQRVIEARRLEEVSIGDYVLSGGEPAALVLLDAIIRILPGVMGNDLSGLHESFEGGLLEHPHYTRPQEWEGREIPSVLTSGNHGAIEKWRREQAVRLTEERRPDLLEKAKRDKNG comes from the coding sequence ATGGCTTTTCGCGCGCGCGTACTGACACTTTATCCGGAAATGTTTCCGGGGCATCTTGGTTTCTCGCTCGCCGGCAAGGCGATGGAGCGCGGGCAATGGTCGCTGGATCCGGTACAGATCCGCGACTTCGCCACCGATAGACACCGCACCGTCGATGACACGCCGGCCGGCGGCGGCGCCGGCATGGTGCTTAAGGCTGACGTTCTGGCGCGCGCGATCGACAGTGCCGGTGAAGATGACCTCCGCCCGCGCCTGCTGATGAGCCCGCGCGGCCGGCCGCTGACGCAGCAGCGCGTGCGCGAGCTTGCGGCGGGTGACGGCGTCATCATCGTCTGCGGCCGTTTCGAGGGCGTCGACCAGCGGGTAATCGAGGCGCGTAGACTGGAAGAAGTCTCGATCGGCGACTATGTGCTGTCGGGCGGCGAGCCAGCGGCGCTGGTCCTGCTCGATGCGATCATCCGCATCCTGCCGGGCGTCATGGGCAATGACCTCTCCGGCCTGCACGAAAGCTTCGAAGGCGGGCTGCTGGAACATCCCCATTATACCCGCCCGCAGGAGTGGGAGGGCCGCGAAATTCCTTCGGTTCTTACCTCGGGCAACCACGGCGCGATCGAGAAATGGCGGCGCGAGCAGGCAGTTCGACTGACGGAGGAGCGGCGGCCGGATCTGCTCGAAAAGGCGAAGCGCGATAAAAACGGCTGA
- the rimM gene encoding ribosome maturation factor RimM (Essential for efficient processing of 16S rRNA): MTKLENPVLMATIGGAQGLRGEVRAKAYTADPTAIGDYGHLHSMDGRSFEILEIREMKNVVVVRFRGINDRNAAEALNGLELYIERDNLPDDELEEDEFYYADLEGLEALDNKGVSYGTVTGIFDFGAGDLLELKGPGKRPVLIPFSEASVLEIDLEAGTLLIDPLAAGLVDDPELSPFTAGKPKKKK, from the coding sequence ATGACAAAGCTTGAAAACCCGGTTTTGATGGCAACGATCGGTGGCGCTCAGGGCCTCAGGGGCGAGGTGCGCGCCAAGGCCTACACGGCCGATCCGACGGCGATCGGCGATTACGGCCATCTGCACAGCATGGACGGACGCAGCTTCGAAATTCTCGAAATCCGCGAGATGAAGAACGTCGTCGTCGTCCGTTTCCGCGGCATCAACGACCGCAACGCCGCCGAAGCGCTGAACGGGCTTGAACTCTATATCGAGCGAGACAACCTGCCGGACGATGAGCTCGAGGAAGACGAATTCTATTATGCCGATCTCGAAGGGCTCGAAGCGCTTGATAACAAGGGCGTCAGCTACGGCACGGTCACCGGCATCTTCGATTTCGGCGCCGGCGATCTGCTGGAGCTCAAGGGCCCGGGCAAGCGGCCGGTTCTCATTCCCTTCTCGGAAGCCTCTGTGCTGGAAATCGATCTTGAAGCCGGCACGCTGCTGATCGATCCGCTGGCGGCGGGACTGGTCGACGACCCCGAGCTTTCGCCGTTCACCGCGGGCAAGCCAAAAAAGAAGAAGTAA
- a CDS encoding cyclic nucleotide-binding domain-containing protein yields the protein MALTDDIHLLSRLPLFKDMSEDQLRLIAFGADRRMIAAGQMLFRQGSPAESAYVVLSGSLELSTTSSDGMQRTEAVAGPGTLISELALVTLVERKFTAIAREDTSIIRITRALFHRLLEEYPDAARLIENRIRDNLAELAAKAASQFHRFS from the coding sequence ATGGCGCTGACTGACGACATTCATCTGCTCTCGCGACTTCCGTTGTTCAAGGACATGAGCGAGGACCAGTTGCGGCTGATCGCCTTCGGCGCCGACCGGCGCATGATCGCCGCCGGCCAAATGCTGTTCCGCCAAGGCTCGCCGGCCGAGAGCGCCTATGTCGTCCTGAGCGGCAGCCTGGAACTCAGCACGACGAGCAGCGACGGCATGCAGCGGACCGAGGCAGTCGCCGGGCCGGGAACACTGATTTCCGAGCTGGCGCTGGTCACCTTGGTGGAGCGCAAGTTCACAGCGATTGCGCGCGAGGACACGAGCATCATCCGCATCACCCGCGCCCTCTTCCATCGGCTGCTCGAGGAATATCCGGACGCAGCACGGCTGATCGAGAATCGCATCCGCGACAATCTCGCCGAACTTGCGGCAAAGGCCGCAAGCCAATTTCACCGCTTCAGCTGA
- a CDS encoding outer membrane lipoprotein carrier protein LolA, whose translation MRNSDSLLAGLAMTRRDLLGVFAGAAIASTVPFSAIAQAAAPASGTAQAIADHFSGVTTMQGEFVQFGPRGEQTGGKFFIQRPGKLRFNYDDPSPMRVIADGKNVAIGNMKLKTWDLYPLSKTPLSLLLAQRIDLSAGMVKGVKEESDLTTIALGNNTVFGNSTITMMFDPKTYDLRQWTITDNQGKDTSVMIFNVKTGVKFDDRVFRVPYESIPGTAASRD comes from the coding sequence ATGCGTAACTCCGATTCCTTGCTCGCCGGCCTGGCGATGACGCGCCGCGATCTTCTCGGCGTTTTCGCCGGCGCTGCGATCGCCAGCACCGTCCCCTTCAGCGCCATCGCGCAGGCGGCAGCGCCCGCCTCCGGCACGGCGCAGGCAATCGCTGATCATTTCTCCGGCGTCACGACGATGCAAGGCGAATTCGTCCAGTTCGGTCCGCGCGGCGAACAGACCGGCGGCAAGTTCTTCATCCAGCGCCCGGGCAAGCTGCGTTTCAACTATGACGATCCGTCGCCGATGCGGGTGATCGCCGACGGCAAAAACGTCGCCATCGGCAATATGAAGCTCAAGACCTGGGATCTCTATCCACTCTCCAAAACCCCGCTCAGCCTGCTCTTGGCGCAGCGTATCGACCTTTCGGCCGGCATGGTGAAGGGCGTGAAGGAGGAGTCGGACCTGACGACGATCGCGCTCGGCAACAATACGGTGTTCGGAAACTCGACCATCACCATGATGTTCGATCCGAAGACCTACGACCTGCGTCAGTGGACGATCACCGACAACCAGGGCAAGGACACGTCGGTGATGATCTTCAACGTCAAGACAGGCGTGAAGTTCGACGACCGGGTCTTCCGTGTGCCTTACGAGAGCATTCCGGGCACGGCAGCTTCACGCGACTGA
- the leuC gene encoding 3-isopropylmalate dehydratase large subunit, producing the protein MSAPRTLYDKIWDDHLVDEQADGTCLLYIDRHLVHEVTSPQAFEGLRMSGRKVRAPEKTLAVVDHNVPTSADRHLGIKNEESRIQVEQLAKNAAEFNVEYYSENDKRQGIVHIIGPEQGFTLPGMTIVCGDSHTSTHGAFGSLAHGIGTSEVEHVLATQTLIQKKAKNMLVQVDGQLPAGVTAKDIVLAIIGEIGTAGGTGYVIEYAGEAIRALSMEGRMTICNMSIEGGARAGLIAPDETTFEYIKGKPRAPKGEALEQAIAYWKTLKSDEGAHFDRVVKLNAAELPPIVSWGSSPEDVVSVQGTVPNPDEIQDETKRASKWRALDYMGLKPGTKMTDIAVDRVFIGSCTNGRIEDLRAAAKVVEGKTVAATVNAMIVPGSGLVKEQAEAEGLDKIFKAAGFDWREPGCSMCLAMNDDRLKPGERCASTSNRNFEGRQGFKGRTHLVSPAMAAAAAIAGHFVDIREWN; encoded by the coding sequence ATGAGCGCACCGCGTACCCTCTACGACAAGATTTGGGACGACCATCTGGTCGATGAACAGGCAGACGGCACCTGTCTTCTCTACATCGACCGTCACCTGGTCCATGAAGTCACCTCGCCGCAGGCTTTCGAAGGCCTGCGCATGTCCGGCCGCAAGGTTCGCGCCCCGGAGAAGACGCTTGCCGTCGTCGATCACAACGTTCCCACTTCGGCCGACCGCCATCTCGGCATCAAGAACGAGGAAAGCCGCATCCAGGTCGAGCAGCTCGCCAAGAATGCCGCCGAGTTCAATGTCGAATATTATTCCGAGAACGATAAACGCCAGGGCATCGTCCACATCATCGGGCCGGAACAGGGCTTCACCCTGCCGGGCATGACGATCGTTTGCGGCGATAGCCATACCTCCACGCACGGCGCCTTCGGCTCTCTCGCCCACGGCATCGGCACGTCCGAGGTCGAGCACGTTCTCGCCACCCAGACGCTGATTCAGAAAAAGGCGAAGAACATGCTGGTGCAGGTCGACGGCCAGCTGCCGGCGGGCGTCACCGCCAAGGATATCGTTCTTGCCATCATCGGCGAGATTGGCACTGCAGGCGGCACTGGCTACGTCATCGAATATGCCGGCGAAGCGATCCGTGCGCTTTCGATGGAAGGCCGCATGACGATCTGCAACATGTCGATCGAAGGCGGCGCCCGCGCCGGCCTCATCGCCCCTGACGAAACCACCTTCGAATATATCAAGGGCAAGCCGCGCGCACCGAAGGGCGAAGCCCTCGAACAGGCGATCGCCTATTGGAAGACGCTGAAATCAGACGAAGGCGCTCATTTCGACCGCGTCGTCAAACTGAACGCCGCCGAATTGCCGCCGATCGTTTCTTGGGGCTCCTCGCCGGAGGACGTCGTCTCCGTTCAGGGCACCGTGCCGAACCCGGACGAAATCCAGGACGAAACGAAGCGTGCCTCCAAGTGGCGGGCGCTTGATTATATGGGCCTGAAGCCGGGCACGAAAATGACCGACATCGCCGTCGACCGCGTCTTCATCGGCTCGTGCACCAACGGCCGCATCGAAGACCTGCGTGCCGCTGCCAAGGTCGTCGAGGGCAAGACGGTCGCCGCGACCGTCAACGCCATGATCGTCCCGGGCTCCGGCCTCGTCAAGGAACAGGCTGAAGCCGAAGGCCTCGACAAGATCTTCAAGGCCGCCGGTTTTGACTGGCGCGAGCCCGGCTGCTCCATGTGCCTTGCCATGAACGACGACCGCCTGAAACCGGGCGAGCGTTGCGCCTCCACGTCGAACCGCAATTTCGAAGGTCGTCAGGGCTTCAAGGGCCGCACGCATCTCGTCTCGCCGGCCATGGCCGCCGCCGCCGCGATTGCCGGGCACTTCGTCGATATCCGCGAATGGAACTGA